From Antennarius striatus isolate MH-2024 chromosome 9, ASM4005453v1, whole genome shotgun sequence, one genomic window encodes:
- the rusc1 gene encoding uncharacterized protein rusc1 isoform X1: protein MMQSSSCSTRASKSRHLDASRRGNTLAAPKSNGPGFHREEKNNNMIAPSSPRQATKGSTAPARSRTGTQPRAPVNQSRFSSQKQVSTLSKSTKPKPRSTRASVATKIARAASPPPLPSVLPLDPNCNEPSLPCLCCDGRSPQDNNSMFNHNHNNNNTISLKQQLLIPPPPPQLPLRQEKKEVESKPPFQAQAQLEHSACPAARAENESKNADGSTDLDNKEDIKGEEVESGGDIDDNEETDDDDEDDDTLVPSCCDCPPSLLEFWLSSSTSSSSTSISSCSDLESDCADQSTSFCSSNDQDDLAITPSPQKDSAPQVPECQPSPPPLNLSRNPFSLISHSPILPCSPDEGYPPALDSPSPDYLGIKGDSEISKLGLLDFLESVGEFGKMERFSQVIQVARWDLEGEQHWDVLRDRLDHLDRLEKVNREIKLAYVARLHEKGFDLGDLEEQDLSDVMDEMGNIEIPWKLYKNHETVMGVSQEFSDAGVDLTAPSDCDESLVPDSLTPSPVEPPPRPPKPPARHASVSSDLHTYINISRETTSMAVSTSPTLSTFSPNSSSPTFTTFRCEKALPPTPPSIPPLPTSKPVPYLSLYTTSSPPPSIPTPTPPIPPPRRRHLAKKEAQRLAALQAEQEKTPLSLPPPTMRPPPLPPPPVISVSSSSPPAVPPALPPPPSFHALDVEIRKLLMLAGLTQAELLKLSPELGVCVGAIEDEGAVDNVTLSRSVEPLEFSFKAREEETECDTALIPRDRWCRKEKLDGDRELDIAEDGKKREESKDTQRTTSFTEMAKRRKRNSGLKPESYYSTGSTYIDETKTKNTNYESFPYPVQLPESPPPPPPPRPLPPIPPSLQHTKSSTLPANSAQPERFDWLIAFTPDCDGPPQPPPLDVRKCHMDTQKKISSSASPPGLAPRVTTFKELRFRNKSTSPPTKVITDPEPDPTVITPDPDILYNLRWRRQKAGDDGNQWEYTSQAQALFMQPPPALTSMAALKEMLQRADMEGGQLELCPSQKIGCSVSDSSLWTMGREWEREDIKREENEGKEVKEVDEVEVRGRADGGRTLESRTSVSSPPLSLARLSQPYFLHSALPSQATGCCNPQLSADVRPHTHVGRETTDKNCNTQRAPSTSSGFIHRDNSSIDLNAGFNYESPADFVGDSPCDNGNGLNTHRDTTSESVSNFDSLYCSGSEKQNGAQAEADKSVSYTTDIPGCTTPYKNIDVMLTYSNTMDSLYSEKCKNSHTDLNSNKARMYKELPPLPTYYLHHPKNCPIHRGTPPRLSPIGALSPPQRSGELPPGVARSGLSSPLFPRSHTLPALAAPLYYPNLYPPIPPRVPPLPPKLYQAPPQSRVTTVRSVSFAGSVPKTTTSWMGEDVKHPMRGLVLSTQCLQEKKALVGAVSVAVEAIVAQFSSSRTVVQKSFSVNKALSGDSTINPSLGRLVLQCFCPALHSLLTDGLKPHQSDLIAGRRPNSAWGLVQASTKPGLKTQALFNLQVRVGELPQLRQSKHRFNAFLLGLLNIKFLDVWLSHLQSCSDVLETYYHPNSFMRLSLTTCQPLFEELLLMLQPLSLLTFNLDLLFQHHHLEPHNHSPEIPSPLSQNPGLQVSTERPQSKITDCRHIESLSGVEFISPEHQVAKEKLSPIANPKNGAAVESTHRCAAPLKGSVALEQTSPQLLWVQEKEIGDLPPPNIDDSYAQQAGQVIQQGWGAVIRWGGRLGQNLVDLKEGMKTDLQDQAGSDFAPVSNAAQVPWGLGRLFGASKSPNSPPGHTPPTRRPSQWLTPGVTALTRMVSSNSTPIRRAAEPQGDSEPDPKKEINVMEMKVKPMPLRSVRTLCDHTGAGSELSFCKGEELVVLGGVDQDWIRCRQGEKEGLVPIGYTSLIM from the exons ATGATGCAGTCCTCAAGCTGCTCCACTCGGGCTTCGAAGTCTCGCCACCTTGATGCCAGCAGACGAGGCAATACCTTAGCAGCACCAAAGTCCAATGGCCCTGGCTTTCacagggaggaaaaaaacaacaacatgattgCCCCATCATCTCCTCGCCAGGCTACTAAAGGCTCCACTGCACCCGCCAGGAGCAGAACAGGGACTCAGCCTCGGGCACCAGTGAACCAGTCCAGGTTCAGCTCCCAAAAACAAGTTTCGACCCTTTCCAAATCAACCAAGCCCAAACCAAGGAGTACTCGTGCATCTGTGGCGACCAAAATTGCTCGTGcagcgtctcctcctcctctaccctCAGTCCTCCCACTTGACCCTAACTGCAACGAGCCAAGCCTCCCATGTCTGTGCTGTGATGGCCGCTCCCCACAAGACAACAATAGTATGTTTAAccacaaccacaacaacaacaacactatcTCCCTCAAACAACAACTGCTTatacctccacctccaccacagtTGCCCCTGAGGCAGGAGAAGAAAGAGGTGGAGTCTAAGCCTCCTTTCCAAGCGCAGGCCCAACTGGAGCATTCTGCCTGCCCTGCTGCTCgtgcagaaaatgaaagcaagAATGCAGATGGAAGCACCGATCTGGACAACAAGGAAGAtataaaaggagaagaagtagaAAGTGGTGGAGACATTGATGACAATGAAgagactgatgatgatgatgaagatgatgacacCCTGGTTCCCTCCTGTTGTGACTGTCCCCCCTCCCTTCTGGAGTTCTGGTTGTCGTCTTCAacctcatcttcctccacaTCCATTAGCTCCTGCTCTGATCTGGAATCGGACTGTGCGGATCAATCCACTTCCTTCTGCTCGTCCAATGACCAAGATGATCTAGCCATCACTCCATCCCCCCAAAAAGACTCTGCTCCACAAGTCCCTGAGTGCCAGCCTTCTCCTCCACCCCTTAATCTTAGCCGCAACCCCTTCTCCTTAATATCACATTCCCCAATTCTGCCTTGCTCCCCAGATGAGGGCTATCCCCCTGCCTTGGACTCTCCTTCCCCTGACTACTTAGGCATCAAAGGTGATTCAGAGATTAGTAAACTAGGTTTACTTGACTTTCTGGAATCTGTAGGGGAGTTTGGAAAAATGGAGCGCTTCAGCCAAGTGATCCAAGTGGCTCGTTGGGATTTGGAGGGGGAACAACACTGGGATGTCCTGAGAGATCGGTTGGATCATCTTGATCGCTTGGAGAAGGTGAACAGGGAAATAAAGCTGGCTTACGTTGCCAGACTCCACGAGAAGGGATTTGATCTGGGAGATCTGGAAGAGCAGGATCTCTCGGACGTCATGGATGAAATGGGCAACATTGAAATTCCCTGGAAGTTATATAAAAATCATGAAACAGTAATGGGAGTCTCTCAGGAGTTTTCAGATGCAGGCGTTGACCTCACAGCTCCATCAGACTGTGATGAATCTCTTGTTCCCGATTCCCTAACTCCCTCCCCTGTTGAGCCACCACCTAGACCCCCTAAACCTCCAGCACGTCATGCCAGTGTGAGCTCCGACCTTCACACCTACATCAATATCAGCAGGGAGACGACCTCAATGGCAGTCTCTACCTCTCCCACATTATCTACTTTTTCCCCTAACTCCTCATCCCCCACATTCACCACCTTCAGGTGTGAGAAAGCCTTGCCCCCAACTCCACCATCAATTCCTCCTCTCCCCACCTCTAAACCAGTCCCTTACCTCTCTCTGTATACcacttcttctcctcctccttcaatCCCTACCCCAACTCCTCCAATTCCTCCACCTCGGAGGCGTCACCTTGCCAAGAAAGAGGCACAGCGACTTGCTGCTCTTCAAGCTGAACAGGAAAAGACTCCcctttcccttcctcctcctactATGCGTCCCCCACCTTTACCTCCTCCCCCAGTTATCTCAgtctcttcctcatctcctcctgctGTACCACCTGCCCTAccacctcccccctccttccATGCCCTGGATGTAGAGATCCGGAAGCTACTGATGCTTGCTGGACTGACTCAAGCTGAACTTCTTAAACTCAGCCCAGAACTTGGTGTTTGTGTTGGAGCTATTGAGGATGAGGGAGCAGTAGATAATGTTACATTGTCTAGATCTGTGGAGCCACTTGAGTTCAGTTTTAAAGCAAGGGAAGAGGAGACGGAATGTGACACTGCACTGATTCCTAGAGATAGATGGTGCAGAAAAGAGAAATTGGATGGTGATCGAGAATTAGATATAGCTGAAGACGgcaaaaagagagaggagagcaaagacacacaaagaaccACATCATTCACTGAAATggcaaagagaagaaagaggaacagtGGTCTGAAACCTGAGTCTTATTACAGCACTGGTTCTACCTATATAGATGAAaccaaaacaaagaacacaaattATGAGTCTTTCCCATATCCTGTTCAGTTACCTGAGTcgcctccgcctcctcctccaccccggCCATTACCTCCAATCCCTCCATCTTTGCAACACACCAAAAGCAGCACTCTCCCTGCCAACTCTGCACAGCCTGAGCGATTTGATTGGCTCATAGCTTTTACACCAGATTGTGACGgtccaccacagcctccaccctTGGATGTGAGAAAATGCCATATGGATACACAAAAGAAGATAAGTTCATCAGCATCACCTCCAGGGTTAGCCCCAAGGGTGACAACTTTTAAAGAGCTTCGATTTCGCAACAAGAGCACGTCACCCCCAACAAAAGTAATCACAGACCCGGAACCAGATCCAACAGTTATTACTCCAGATCCAGATATATTGTACAACCTGAGGTGGAGaagacagaaggcaggtgatgATGGAAACCAATGGGAATACACCTCACAGGCTCAGGCCTTATTCATGCAACCACCACCAGCCCTCACCTCAATGGCTGCTCTGAAGGAAATGCTCCAGAGGGCTGACATGGAGGGTGGGCAACTGGAGCTTTGCCCGTCACAGAAGATTGGCTGTTCAGTCAGTGACAGCAGCCTGTGGACCATGGGCAGGGAGTGGGAGCGTGAAGACATTAAAAGggaagaaaatgaaggaaaagaagTGAAAGAGGTAgatgaggtggaggtgagaggaagagcTGACGGAGGAAGGACGCTTGAATCAAGAACTTCTG TTTCCTCTCCCCCACTTTCCCTTGCTCGACTTTCCCAACCCTACTTCCTGCACAGTGCCCTCCCTTCCCAAGCTACAGGCTGCTGTAACCCCCAGCTCTCTGCAGATGTCAGACCTCACACCCATGTAGGAAGGGAAACCACAGATAAAAACTGCAACACACAGCGGGCTCCCTCTACCAGCTCAGGTTTTATCCACAGAGATAATTCCAGCATTGATTTAAATGCCGGGTTTAACTATGAATCTCCGGCTGATTTTGTTGGTGACTCTCCTTGCGATAATGGAAATggcttaaacacacacagggatacaACATCTGAATCTGTCAGCAATTTTGATTCACTCTACTGCAGTGGCTCAGAGAAACAGAATGGCGCACAGGCTGAGGCAGACAAGTCTGTTAGTTACACTACAGACATTCCAGGTTGCACCACCCCATACAAAAACATTGATGTCATGTTGACATATTCCAACACTATGGATTCTTTGTATTCAGAAAAATGCAAGAATTCACACACAGACCTCAACAGCAATAAGGCTAGGATGTACAAAgagcttcctcctcttcccacaTATTACTTGCACCACCCTAAAAACTGCCCCATACACCGGGGTACCCCTCCTCGCCTCTCCCCAATCGGAGCCCTCTCCCCTCCCCAGCGTTCTGGAGAGCTCCCTCCAGGTGTAGCACGCTCCGGTCTCAGCTCCCCGCTTTTCCCCCGCTCTCACACATTGCCTGCCCTAGCTGCTCCCCTTTACTACCCAAACCTCTACCCGCCTATACCCCCCAGGGTTCCCCCCCTACCCCCAAAACTCTACCAGGCTCCTCCGCAGTCACGTGTTACGA CTGTTCGGAGTGTGTCATTTGCTGGCTCTGTACCGAAGACGACAACATCCTGGATGGGCGAAGATGTGAAGCATCCAATGAGAGGTCTGGTCTTGTCTACTCAGTGCCTGCAGGAAAAGAAAG CTCTGGTCGGTGCAGTCAGTGTGGCAGTAGAAGCCATTGTGGCCCAGTTCAGTTCTTCTCGAACAGTGGTTCAGAAG TCTTTCTCAGTTAACAAG GCTTTATCAGGAGACAGCACTATAAATCCATCTCTGGGTCGTCTGGTGCTGCAGTGTTTCTGCCCTGCCCTGCATAGTTTGCTGACTGATGGTTTAAAACCTCACCAGAGTGACTTGAttgcaggcaggaggccaaaCTCTGCCTGGGGCTTAGTCCAGGCCTCCACCAAACCAG GTCTAAAAACACAGGCCTTGTTCAATCTTCAAGTTCGAGTTGGAGAGCTGCCCCAGCTCAGACAGAGCAAACACAGGTTCAATGCATTCCTGCTTGGCCTACTGAA taTCAAATTCCTTGATGTCTGGCTGTCTCACCTACAGTCTTGCAGCG ATGTGCTGGAAACATATTACCATCCCAACTCCTTCATGCGTTTATCACTGACCACCTGCCAGCCTCTGTTTGAGGAGCTGCTACTCATGTTGCAGCCTCTCAGCCTGCTCACATTTAACCTCGACCTGCTCTTCCAGCACCACCATTTAGAGCCACATAATCACAGTCCAGAGATTCCCAGTCCACTTTCTCAAAATCCTGGGCTTCAGGTCTCAACAGAGAGGCCCCAATCCAAAATCACTGATTGTAGGCATATTGAAAGCCTATCGGGAGTAGAGTTCATAAGCCCAGAACATCAGGTTGCCAAAGAGAAATTGTCACCAATTGCAAATCCAAAGAATGGAGCAGCAGTAGAGTCAACACATCGCTGTGCTGCGCCCTTAAAGGGTTCAGTTGCTCTCGAGCAGACGAGTCCTCAGCTGCTATGGGTTCAAGAAAAGGAAATTGGAGATTTGCCTCCTCCTAATATTGATGACAGCTATGCCCAGCAAGCAGGACAG gtgATCCAGCAGGGATGGGGGGCTGTCATCCGCTGGGGAGGCAGACTGGGTCAGAACCTGGTTGACCTAAAAGAGGGGATGAAGACTGATCTGCAGGACCAAGCAGGGAGTGACTTTGCACCTGTCAGCAATGCTGCTCAGGTGCCCTGGGGCCTGGGGCGGCTCTTTGGAGCTTCTAAAAGCCCCAACAGCCCACCAGGTCAcacacctccaacaag GCGTCCCTCTCAGTGGCTGACTCCTGGTGTCACAGCATTGACCCGAATGGTGAGCAGCAACTCCACCCCAATAAGGAGGGCAGCAGAGCCCCAAGGAGACTCTGAGCCAGATCCAAAGAAAGAGATCAATGTAATGGAGATGAAGGTCAAACCCATGCCACTCAG GTCAGTGCGAACACTGTGTGACCACACTGGAGCAGGTTCAGAGCTCAGCTTCTGCAAAGGGGAGGAACTTGTGGTTCTAGGTGGAGTCGATCAAGACTGGATTCGCTGTCGTCAGGGTGAAAAAGAGGGTCTGGTACCAATTGGCTACACCTCCTTAATCATGTGA
- the rusc1 gene encoding uncharacterized protein rusc1 isoform X2, with protein MMQSSSCSTRASKSRHLDASRRGNTLAAPKSNGPGFHREEKNNNMIAPSSPRQATKGSTAPARSRTGTQPRAPVNQSRFSSQKQVSTLSKSTKPKPRSTRASVATKIARAASPPPLPSVLPLDPNCNEPSLPCLCCDGRSPQDNNSMFNHNHNNNNTISLKQQLLIPPPPPQLPLRQEKKEVESKPPFQAQAQLEHSACPAARAENESKNADGSTDLDNKEDIKGEEVESGGDIDDNEETDDDDEDDDTLVPSCCDCPPSLLEFWLSSSTSSSSTSISSCSDLESDCADQSTSFCSSNDQDDLAITPSPQKDSAPQVPECQPSPPPLNLSRNPFSLISHSPILPCSPDEGYPPALDSPSPDYLGIKGDSEISKLGLLDFLESVGEFGKMERFSQVIQVARWDLEGEQHWDVLRDRLDHLDRLEKVNREIKLAYVARLHEKGFDLGDLEEQDLSDVMDEMGNIEIPWKLYKNHETVMGVSQEFSDAGVDLTAPSDCDESLVPDSLTPSPVEPPPRPPKPPARHASVSSDLHTYINISRETTSMAVSTSPTLSTFSPNSSSPTFTTFRCEKALPPTPPSIPPLPTSKPVPYLSLYTTSSPPPSIPTPTPPIPPPRRRHLAKKEAQRLAALQAEQEKTPLSLPPPTMRPPPLPPPPVISVSSSSPPAVPPALPPPPSFHALDVEIRKLLMLAGLTQAELLKLSPELGVCVGAIEDEGAVDNVTLSRSVEPLEFSFKAREEETECDTALIPRDRWCRKEKLDGDRELDIAEDGKKREESKDTQRTTSFTEMAKRRKRNSGLKPESYYSTGSTYIDETKTKNTNYESFPYPVQLPESPPPPPPPRPLPPIPPSLQHTKSSTLPANSAQPERFDWLIAFTPDCDGPPQPPPLDVRKCHMDTQKKISSSASPPGLAPRVTTFKELRFRNKSTSPPTKVITDPEPDPTVITPDPDILYNLRWRRQKAGDDGNQWEYTSQAQALFMQPPPALTSMAALKEMLQRADMEGGQLELCPSQKIGCSVSDSSLWTMGREWEREDIKREENEGKEVKEVDEVEVRGRADGGRTLESRTSVSSPPLSLARLSQPYFLHSALPSQATGCCNPQLSADVRPHTHVGRETTDKNCNTQRAPSTSSGFIHRDNSSIDLNAGFNYESPADFVGDSPCDNGNGLNTHRDTTSESVSNFDSLYCSGSEKQNGAQAEADKSVSYTTDIPGCTTPYKNIDVMLTYSNTMDSLYSEKCKNSHTDLNSNKARMYKELPPLPTYYLHHPKNCPIHRGTPPRLSPIGALSPPQRSGELPPGVARSGLSSPLFPRSHTLPALAAPLYYPNLYPPIPPRVPPLPPKLYQAPPQSRVTTVRSVSFAGSVPKTTTSWMGEDVKHPMRGLVLSTQCLQEKKALVGAVSVAVEAIVAQFSSSRTVVQKALSGDSTINPSLGRLVLQCFCPALHSLLTDGLKPHQSDLIAGRRPNSAWGLVQASTKPGLKTQALFNLQVRVGELPQLRQSKHRFNAFLLGLLNIKFLDVWLSHLQSCSDVLETYYHPNSFMRLSLTTCQPLFEELLLMLQPLSLLTFNLDLLFQHHHLEPHNHSPEIPSPLSQNPGLQVSTERPQSKITDCRHIESLSGVEFISPEHQVAKEKLSPIANPKNGAAVESTHRCAAPLKGSVALEQTSPQLLWVQEKEIGDLPPPNIDDSYAQQAGQVIQQGWGAVIRWGGRLGQNLVDLKEGMKTDLQDQAGSDFAPVSNAAQVPWGLGRLFGASKSPNSPPGHTPPTRRPSQWLTPGVTALTRMVSSNSTPIRRAAEPQGDSEPDPKKEINVMEMKVKPMPLRSVRTLCDHTGAGSELSFCKGEELVVLGGVDQDWIRCRQGEKEGLVPIGYTSLIM; from the exons ATGATGCAGTCCTCAAGCTGCTCCACTCGGGCTTCGAAGTCTCGCCACCTTGATGCCAGCAGACGAGGCAATACCTTAGCAGCACCAAAGTCCAATGGCCCTGGCTTTCacagggaggaaaaaaacaacaacatgattgCCCCATCATCTCCTCGCCAGGCTACTAAAGGCTCCACTGCACCCGCCAGGAGCAGAACAGGGACTCAGCCTCGGGCACCAGTGAACCAGTCCAGGTTCAGCTCCCAAAAACAAGTTTCGACCCTTTCCAAATCAACCAAGCCCAAACCAAGGAGTACTCGTGCATCTGTGGCGACCAAAATTGCTCGTGcagcgtctcctcctcctctaccctCAGTCCTCCCACTTGACCCTAACTGCAACGAGCCAAGCCTCCCATGTCTGTGCTGTGATGGCCGCTCCCCACAAGACAACAATAGTATGTTTAAccacaaccacaacaacaacaacactatcTCCCTCAAACAACAACTGCTTatacctccacctccaccacagtTGCCCCTGAGGCAGGAGAAGAAAGAGGTGGAGTCTAAGCCTCCTTTCCAAGCGCAGGCCCAACTGGAGCATTCTGCCTGCCCTGCTGCTCgtgcagaaaatgaaagcaagAATGCAGATGGAAGCACCGATCTGGACAACAAGGAAGAtataaaaggagaagaagtagaAAGTGGTGGAGACATTGATGACAATGAAgagactgatgatgatgatgaagatgatgacacCCTGGTTCCCTCCTGTTGTGACTGTCCCCCCTCCCTTCTGGAGTTCTGGTTGTCGTCTTCAacctcatcttcctccacaTCCATTAGCTCCTGCTCTGATCTGGAATCGGACTGTGCGGATCAATCCACTTCCTTCTGCTCGTCCAATGACCAAGATGATCTAGCCATCACTCCATCCCCCCAAAAAGACTCTGCTCCACAAGTCCCTGAGTGCCAGCCTTCTCCTCCACCCCTTAATCTTAGCCGCAACCCCTTCTCCTTAATATCACATTCCCCAATTCTGCCTTGCTCCCCAGATGAGGGCTATCCCCCTGCCTTGGACTCTCCTTCCCCTGACTACTTAGGCATCAAAGGTGATTCAGAGATTAGTAAACTAGGTTTACTTGACTTTCTGGAATCTGTAGGGGAGTTTGGAAAAATGGAGCGCTTCAGCCAAGTGATCCAAGTGGCTCGTTGGGATTTGGAGGGGGAACAACACTGGGATGTCCTGAGAGATCGGTTGGATCATCTTGATCGCTTGGAGAAGGTGAACAGGGAAATAAAGCTGGCTTACGTTGCCAGACTCCACGAGAAGGGATTTGATCTGGGAGATCTGGAAGAGCAGGATCTCTCGGACGTCATGGATGAAATGGGCAACATTGAAATTCCCTGGAAGTTATATAAAAATCATGAAACAGTAATGGGAGTCTCTCAGGAGTTTTCAGATGCAGGCGTTGACCTCACAGCTCCATCAGACTGTGATGAATCTCTTGTTCCCGATTCCCTAACTCCCTCCCCTGTTGAGCCACCACCTAGACCCCCTAAACCTCCAGCACGTCATGCCAGTGTGAGCTCCGACCTTCACACCTACATCAATATCAGCAGGGAGACGACCTCAATGGCAGTCTCTACCTCTCCCACATTATCTACTTTTTCCCCTAACTCCTCATCCCCCACATTCACCACCTTCAGGTGTGAGAAAGCCTTGCCCCCAACTCCACCATCAATTCCTCCTCTCCCCACCTCTAAACCAGTCCCTTACCTCTCTCTGTATACcacttcttctcctcctccttcaatCCCTACCCCAACTCCTCCAATTCCTCCACCTCGGAGGCGTCACCTTGCCAAGAAAGAGGCACAGCGACTTGCTGCTCTTCAAGCTGAACAGGAAAAGACTCCcctttcccttcctcctcctactATGCGTCCCCCACCTTTACCTCCTCCCCCAGTTATCTCAgtctcttcctcatctcctcctgctGTACCACCTGCCCTAccacctcccccctccttccATGCCCTGGATGTAGAGATCCGGAAGCTACTGATGCTTGCTGGACTGACTCAAGCTGAACTTCTTAAACTCAGCCCAGAACTTGGTGTTTGTGTTGGAGCTATTGAGGATGAGGGAGCAGTAGATAATGTTACATTGTCTAGATCTGTGGAGCCACTTGAGTTCAGTTTTAAAGCAAGGGAAGAGGAGACGGAATGTGACACTGCACTGATTCCTAGAGATAGATGGTGCAGAAAAGAGAAATTGGATGGTGATCGAGAATTAGATATAGCTGAAGACGgcaaaaagagagaggagagcaaagacacacaaagaaccACATCATTCACTGAAATggcaaagagaagaaagaggaacagtGGTCTGAAACCTGAGTCTTATTACAGCACTGGTTCTACCTATATAGATGAAaccaaaacaaagaacacaaattATGAGTCTTTCCCATATCCTGTTCAGTTACCTGAGTcgcctccgcctcctcctccaccccggCCATTACCTCCAATCCCTCCATCTTTGCAACACACCAAAAGCAGCACTCTCCCTGCCAACTCTGCACAGCCTGAGCGATTTGATTGGCTCATAGCTTTTACACCAGATTGTGACGgtccaccacagcctccaccctTGGATGTGAGAAAATGCCATATGGATACACAAAAGAAGATAAGTTCATCAGCATCACCTCCAGGGTTAGCCCCAAGGGTGACAACTTTTAAAGAGCTTCGATTTCGCAACAAGAGCACGTCACCCCCAACAAAAGTAATCACAGACCCGGAACCAGATCCAACAGTTATTACTCCAGATCCAGATATATTGTACAACCTGAGGTGGAGaagacagaaggcaggtgatgATGGAAACCAATGGGAATACACCTCACAGGCTCAGGCCTTATTCATGCAACCACCACCAGCCCTCACCTCAATGGCTGCTCTGAAGGAAATGCTCCAGAGGGCTGACATGGAGGGTGGGCAACTGGAGCTTTGCCCGTCACAGAAGATTGGCTGTTCAGTCAGTGACAGCAGCCTGTGGACCATGGGCAGGGAGTGGGAGCGTGAAGACATTAAAAGggaagaaaatgaaggaaaagaagTGAAAGAGGTAgatgaggtggaggtgagaggaagagcTGACGGAGGAAGGACGCTTGAATCAAGAACTTCTG TTTCCTCTCCCCCACTTTCCCTTGCTCGACTTTCCCAACCCTACTTCCTGCACAGTGCCCTCCCTTCCCAAGCTACAGGCTGCTGTAACCCCCAGCTCTCTGCAGATGTCAGACCTCACACCCATGTAGGAAGGGAAACCACAGATAAAAACTGCAACACACAGCGGGCTCCCTCTACCAGCTCAGGTTTTATCCACAGAGATAATTCCAGCATTGATTTAAATGCCGGGTTTAACTATGAATCTCCGGCTGATTTTGTTGGTGACTCTCCTTGCGATAATGGAAATggcttaaacacacacagggatacaACATCTGAATCTGTCAGCAATTTTGATTCACTCTACTGCAGTGGCTCAGAGAAACAGAATGGCGCACAGGCTGAGGCAGACAAGTCTGTTAGTTACACTACAGACATTCCAGGTTGCACCACCCCATACAAAAACATTGATGTCATGTTGACATATTCCAACACTATGGATTCTTTGTATTCAGAAAAATGCAAGAATTCACACACAGACCTCAACAGCAATAAGGCTAGGATGTACAAAgagcttcctcctcttcccacaTATTACTTGCACCACCCTAAAAACTGCCCCATACACCGGGGTACCCCTCCTCGCCTCTCCCCAATCGGAGCCCTCTCCCCTCCCCAGCGTTCTGGAGAGCTCCCTCCAGGTGTAGCACGCTCCGGTCTCAGCTCCCCGCTTTTCCCCCGCTCTCACACATTGCCTGCCCTAGCTGCTCCCCTTTACTACCCAAACCTCTACCCGCCTATACCCCCCAGGGTTCCCCCCCTACCCCCAAAACTCTACCAGGCTCCTCCGCAGTCACGTGTTACGA CTGTTCGGAGTGTGTCATTTGCTGGCTCTGTACCGAAGACGACAACATCCTGGATGGGCGAAGATGTGAAGCATCCAATGAGAGGTCTGGTCTTGTCTACTCAGTGCCTGCAGGAAAAGAAAG CTCTGGTCGGTGCAGTCAGTGTGGCAGTAGAAGCCATTGTGGCCCAGTTCAGTTCTTCTCGAACAGTGGTTCAGAAG GCTTTATCAGGAGACAGCACTATAAATCCATCTCTGGGTCGTCTGGTGCTGCAGTGTTTCTGCCCTGCCCTGCATAGTTTGCTGACTGATGGTTTAAAACCTCACCAGAGTGACTTGAttgcaggcaggaggccaaaCTCTGCCTGGGGCTTAGTCCAGGCCTCCACCAAACCAG GTCTAAAAACACAGGCCTTGTTCAATCTTCAAGTTCGAGTTGGAGAGCTGCCCCAGCTCAGACAGAGCAAACACAGGTTCAATGCATTCCTGCTTGGCCTACTGAA taTCAAATTCCTTGATGTCTGGCTGTCTCACCTACAGTCTTGCAGCG ATGTGCTGGAAACATATTACCATCCCAACTCCTTCATGCGTTTATCACTGACCACCTGCCAGCCTCTGTTTGAGGAGCTGCTACTCATGTTGCAGCCTCTCAGCCTGCTCACATTTAACCTCGACCTGCTCTTCCAGCACCACCATTTAGAGCCACATAATCACAGTCCAGAGATTCCCAGTCCACTTTCTCAAAATCCTGGGCTTCAGGTCTCAACAGAGAGGCCCCAATCCAAAATCACTGATTGTAGGCATATTGAAAGCCTATCGGGAGTAGAGTTCATAAGCCCAGAACATCAGGTTGCCAAAGAGAAATTGTCACCAATTGCAAATCCAAAGAATGGAGCAGCAGTAGAGTCAACACATCGCTGTGCTGCGCCCTTAAAGGGTTCAGTTGCTCTCGAGCAGACGAGTCCTCAGCTGCTATGGGTTCAAGAAAAGGAAATTGGAGATTTGCCTCCTCCTAATATTGATGACAGCTATGCCCAGCAAGCAGGACAG gtgATCCAGCAGGGATGGGGGGCTGTCATCCGCTGGGGAGGCAGACTGGGTCAGAACCTGGTTGACCTAAAAGAGGGGATGAAGACTGATCTGCAGGACCAAGCAGGGAGTGACTTTGCACCTGTCAGCAATGCTGCTCAGGTGCCCTGGGGCCTGGGGCGGCTCTTTGGAGCTTCTAAAAGCCCCAACAGCCCACCAGGTCAcacacctccaacaag GCGTCCCTCTCAGTGGCTGACTCCTGGTGTCACAGCATTGACCCGAATGGTGAGCAGCAACTCCACCCCAATAAGGAGGGCAGCAGAGCCCCAAGGAGACTCTGAGCCAGATCCAAAGAAAGAGATCAATGTAATGGAGATGAAGGTCAAACCCATGCCACTCAG GTCAGTGCGAACACTGTGTGACCACACTGGAGCAGGTTCAGAGCTCAGCTTCTGCAAAGGGGAGGAACTTGTGGTTCTAGGTGGAGTCGATCAAGACTGGATTCGCTGTCGTCAGGGTGAAAAAGAGGGTCTGGTACCAATTGGCTACACCTCCTTAATCATGTGA